The Streptomyces sp. B3I8 nucleotide sequence AGTCGACCAGGTCCCGGCCGGCGTCGGTGAGGCGGACGTGGGCGACCCGGCGGTCGCGGTCGTCCCCGCGCCGCTCGACCAGACCGCGTTCGCTCAGTTGTTTGAGCCGCTTGGTGACGGCCGCACCGGAGGAGAAGGTCTCCCGGGCCAGTTCGCCCGGGGTCAGCTCGTGGTCGGTGCGCCGCAGGGTGCCGAGGACGTCGAACTCGGGCTTGGTGAGCCCGGCGTGGCGCAGCGGGGCGTCCTCCGCCTGCTGGAGGAGGGCGGCGCAGCGGTTGATGCGGCCGATGATCTCCATGGGGCGGGTGTCGATGTCGGGGCGCACGGCCCGCCACTGCCGCACGACGGCGGCCACCGTGTCGTGGGCGACGGCGCGGGCGGTGTCGTGCGGAGGGCCGGGGACTGTGCCGTGCGGAGGGGCGGGGGCGGCCGTCCGGTCCTCCCGGGCTTCTCCGCCGTCCGCCGTGTGCGCCGCGCCCGCCGCCTTCGCCGCCGTCATGCCCGTGTGTCCTCCGAGGTGTGCGCCGTGTGCAGTCCCTGACGTCGTACCGTCGCGGCGAGCGTACGGTGTGCCGCTCGCTCGGCCGTCGGCACCCGCTCCTCGGGCAGCGCGTGTTGCCACCACTCGCCGGCCGCGGTGTCGGCGGCGGCGCGCAGATCGACGACGGCGGCGGCCAGCGCGCGCCGCGCGGACTCCAGCGCGGCGGGCGCCGGGTGCTCGGCGGCCACCGTGCGCGCCGCGTGCTCCGTCGCGCGCTCTACCGTGCCGAGCGCCCGTTCGACCCGGTCGCCGGCCCGCCGGTTGGTGACGACGACGGCCGCGACGAAGCCGGCCAGCGCGCCCACGAGCGTGTCCAGCACCCGGTCGACGATCAGCTCGCCCGGCTGCTGCAGCCGCGCGAACTCGGTGACGAGCAGCGCCATCGGGGTCACACAGACGGTGCCGAGCCAGTAGTTGCGGCCCATCAGCGCCTCGGCGGCGAAGTTGAACGCCAGACAGCACAGCACGAGGACCACCGGGGCGAGGTGGGCGAGTGGGACGACCGCCGCGAAGAGCAGGACGCCCAGGACATTGCCGACGACGCGCTGGACGGCGCGGCTCCAGGTGAGCGTGACGTTGGCCTGGTAGAGGGAGGCGGCGGTGACGAGCGCCCAGTACGGGCGGCCGACGCCGAGCGCGAGCGCGGCGGTACCGGCGAGGGCGCAGCCGAGCGCGGTGCGCAGAGCGACGGGAGCCAGGTGGCCCGGCCCGCCGCGCAGCGGCCGTGCGGGGGCGTCGAGTGCGGCTTCCGCCTCGGTGCCGGTGCCGAGGAGTTCCTCGGCCGGCTCCCCCGGACCGCCGGCCTCGGGGACGGGTCCGTTGCCGCGCAGGGCGAGGGCCCGGTTCCGCAGTCGTTCGGGGTCGGTGTCGGCGGGCGCGGCGAGCGCGACCTCCGCGCGGACCAGGAGACGCCGCAGGGCCGGGCGCGTGGGGGTCGAGCGGGTGGGGATCGAACGGGCCGGGGTCGAGCTGGGGATCGAGCGGGTCGGGGTCGAGCGCGTGGGCGGCAGCAGGGACTGCCAGGCGGTCTGGACGGCGGCCGCGGCCGCGGCGCGCGCCCGGCCCGCGTTCTCGCCGGTGCCGCCCGTCGCGGCGTACGCGGCGGCCGCCCGCAGCGCCTGGGCCGTCGTACGGCGCTCGGGTCCGTGCGGCCGGACGAGACCCGGGGCCATGCCGACGGTCCACGCCCAGGCCCCGGTGCCGGCGGCCAGGGCCAGGTGCCCCGGGACCTGCCCGAGGGACTGGGGCACGAACAGGGCGGCCGAGGTGATGAAGGTGAGGACGACGTGTCCGGGCGGGCCGATGCGGGTCGCGTCGCACAGGGTCTTCTGCACGGCGGCGATCAGCGCGCCGACAAGCACCAGGACGAGGGCGTCGGTGGTGAGCGAGGCCGTCACCAGGGCGACGGCGAGGCCGGTGAGCATGCCGGCCACCACCAGGGCGAGGGTGCGGGCCCGCGCCGCGTACGGGCGGCTGTGCGCGTAGAGGGCGCAG carries:
- a CDS encoding FUSC family protein codes for the protein MPGAHAKPPRIRRLPLLAVLRLGSPSDIWFKPALSSVAAVAPPNLVLLAVGRLDLAMYAMAGGLCALYAHSRPYAARARTLALVVAGMLTGLAVALVTASLTTDALVLVLVGALIAAVQKTLCDATRIGPPGHVVLTFITSAALFVPQSLGQVPGHLALAAGTGAWAWTVGMAPGLVRPHGPERRTTAQALRAAAAYAATGGTGENAGRARAAAAAAVQTAWQSLLPPTRSTPTRSIPSSTPARSIPTRSTPTRPALRRLLVRAEVALAAPADTDPERLRNRALALRGNGPVPEAGGPGEPAEELLGTGTEAEAALDAPARPLRGGPGHLAPVALRTALGCALAGTAALALGVGRPYWALVTAASLYQANVTLTWSRAVQRVVGNVLGVLLFAAVVPLAHLAPVVLVLCCLAFNFAAEALMGRNYWLGTVCVTPMALLVTEFARLQQPGELIVDRVLDTLVGALAGFVAAVVVTNRRAGDRVERALGTVERATEHAARTVAAEHPAPAALESARRALAAAVVDLRAAADTAAGEWWQHALPEERVPTAERAAHRTLAATVRRQGLHTAHTSEDTRA
- a CDS encoding MarR family winged helix-turn-helix transcriptional regulator; this encodes MTAAKAAGAAHTADGGEAREDRTAAPAPPHGTVPGPPHDTARAVAHDTVAAVVRQWRAVRPDIDTRPMEIIGRINRCAALLQQAEDAPLRHAGLTKPEFDVLGTLRRTDHELTPGELARETFSSGAAVTKRLKQLSERGLVERRGDDRDRRVAHVRLTDAGRDLVDSVLPEQLAYEAAALSGLDDARQDGLAGILGELLIQLEGRLGGPRG